CATCCTTTGATTAAGAAGCTATCTGATTATGTCCTCATTGTCGCATGCACAGCCAGTTAGGGCACGAAGGCAACTTACGTCAGCATTTTACAAAATAGTTATTGCATCTGTAAATTGGATCTATTTCATTTTTTCGCCTTTCTTATGAAGATCTGAAGGTAAAGTATGTGGCATACTTTCTCCATCCCATCCCCGAAAATAGCTGATTTCCAGAACCCCAAAAAAGACAGCGTTCCCTAGGGAGGGAACTTTGCAGCCATTGAGAAATGCCAACTGTGTTACACTTGAGGATCATActatcattttaccaacttctttTGTAAATTACTCAGAATATTTAAGCTATTTAGAAAATACTCATGTCCTGCAGTTTTTGTAGGAGAGGtgctaataaaaaataaaacagtgtTTGAAAATAACAGTGTATAGTGCAGAACAGAACAAAGGAAGAGTATTATATAAAGTAACATAATTGCCACAGAGTTAATTGCCCCCCAATTGCATTTCAAGCAATTGATAAGCAATCTAATATAATTATAGCTCAGTGATTTTGTGTTAAGATTCTAATCTTGCATAATCACTAGTTAGGAATAGCAACTTTTGTTCATAGCACATTGTAATCACAATCTTATTTCtcctaaaaaaagaaagtgcatGCTTTCTGatgcttaaaaaaaatatctaaaacttCCTACTGAAATTGAAGGTTTTTATTACACAAAGCCAGCCTGACAATTGACTCATCTTACACAAAAGTTGGTTCAGCTTGAACTTGAAAGGGCCATCAGTAGATGAAAATGTGCAGCAGAGTCAATTTCGTTTTGCAGGTACCTCTCCAGGGCATGTCAGTTCGAAAACCACATTTCTTGGTGGAGGGAAAAGTAAAGGCAGAACTAGTTACAAAGCTTAGCCCATTTCTGGACGCAAATTGCATTCCTTGCTGTTCTCTTTGATAAGCGTCCTGGATTTCTTAAGCTGTCCCTTTGTCAGGAAGTCTCAAGGAAAAGACGCTACAAATATCTTccacactatttttaaaaaacggcCCGGGGCAGGATtagctagagcagggatgtccaaacttggccccttgaagagtgatggacttcaactcccagaattcctgagccagcaacttgcttatatttctagctcatgctggctggggaagtctgggagatgaagtccaccactcttcaaggggccaagtttggacacccctgagctagagcaTTGGTAGAATTCTGTGAATTTTAGAAAGAAAACTTTCCATTTTAAATTCCCTCCTCAAAAAATccttaccccaaactgtaatcaaatagcaatagcaaccgAATGCTTTTTAGTCATTTTTGGATGTTGGATGTTCAAGTGCTAGAGCCACAATGCCTGCTCCCAGAGGATTTTCTAGGAGCCAAGCAGACTCTTGTGTGCTCAGCATTGCTGTAATTAAACTGGAAGCCACACAGATTTTAGGGGAAAGCATCTCCTCCCCAGCTCAATTAGTCATTGGGCTCACACTTCACTTTTCCCCTTGTTTGCTTTTCTATCCCACATTAATCCTCTGCAGTGATTCTTCCTTTGAGAAAAATCAATCCCCAGCAGTGTCTGCCTGGACATGCTGTCCTTTAGGAAagcttcattttcatttcatttcattcaatttgctgTCCGAAAtgcagaaaggggggaaaaaggaaagaaaggaaaaaaatgttattctttAAAAGCcaacaaggaaaaacaaaacaaaagaggcGGAATGTTTCTCTTGTTGGATCAGAATTTGGCTTCTGATCTTAGAGGCAGGAGATGTGAGATGGTATTGGTTTGCCAGCAGTAGTTAAATACCAAAATAAATCCTATATTCTGGGAAATCTACAAAAAGAGGGGCAATGTTCCTGACTAATATCTCCGTAGAAGAGGCAGTATAATAAAACATGTCTCTGCTGCAGCTAGGTGAGAGTTGCACTTTATTTAGAGCTGTGAGGTGCCAAGTCATCACATGGGTCTTAATAATAAACAGAATTGTCATGCACGCATTGGTGTCTGCACTATGAACTGTGAATTAAAGAGCAGTAGCAGCAATATAACATAAAAGAGTGGGGAGGGGGTGTAGTGATTCATATTTACGTCACCGGCTTCTTTTAAACTTGAGTTATATGATTTGTCAGCAGAAATGTAGCAAAAAATAGTCGGTGTAAGTCTGTGTGCATGCTTTGGCttctaattcatttttatttatttttatcttgcctttattatttttataaataatccaaaatggtgaacatatccaatgcaccttcctcctcctccccaccccacagcaataaccctgtgaggtggattgacttgagagagagtgactggcccaaaggtatccaggttttcatgcctaaggtggatttgaactcatagtctcctggtctcTAGCCTGGTGCATTAATTACCAGACCACACTGACTCTCACTATGCATGTAGTGAGATGAAACTGATTTTCTGGAACCGTTTCAGTTGTGATTTAGTTTACTTGGTACTAAGATTCCTTTGACCTCCTTGATAGATAACCCATCACCAGAAATTGGTAGGCTGTGCAACCTTACTGATCCTCTTGAATTTCTTGGGAGCTTGTGATCCTGTATGTTCTAAGTCATCTAGTGAGTTAGGCCTTGGATGTACTGCTATGGTCCTTCATCTCAGTACATGTCAACAAAATAGATCTGGGAGCTATTGAAGGTCTTTGACCTATGATATCCCACAGAGGTTGTTGGTCTTGTCTTTTATGATGCTGAAAATGGTGACAGAGGTCATTCAGAGGGGAATACCTCAGCTCATGACTAATGCTAATGACAACAAGCTCTGCAATTTCCTGTCTTCTAATCTCCTAAAATCTTGTCAGCAGCTAAAAGAATCCGTATTTTCTGGTAATTTTGACTACTTAAAGGGCGATATAaatttggcaaataaataaaatgttagttGGTACGTAGCTCAGCAGTAGCCAAGTTGCTGACTGGTGGAAGGTACATTAATCGTGTGATGCTGGCACTGAAAGATTTGCAGTGGCCACTAGTTGTCAATGGACAAAATTTAGGATGGTTGTGTTTCAGGGCAATGAGGATTGGACCTTCTGCTCCCACTGTCAGGAACTGGACTATAAAatataatacagaataacagagttggaaaggatcttggaggtcttctcgtccaaccacctgctcaagcaggaaccctgatcccatttcaaacaaatggtggtccaatctctttttaaaatcttccagtgatggagcaaccacaacttgtggagacaagttgttccactgattaattgttctaactgccaggcaatttttccttagttctaggttggttccctccttgattagtttctcctCCATGGCTGCAAAGCTATGGAATGCACTCCCTAAACTGAACCATTTGCTTTCAGTTCTTGGGAGTGTTTGCTAAGCATCtagttattaattatttttaatgactAGATTATTTTTGTTCCAATTTTAACTgttaattttgttttgatttatacTTTATAATGGTAAACTGTCTTGATTGCTGGGCAGGGCATAAATTCAATGAATATATACAAATTCCAACCGAATGCCTTGTACATGTGTTATATaccatttatctaactcaataCTATTCAATAATGCTCATATACCATTCAGATAACACTTGTGCTGTACACCACTCATGAACTAAAGCCAGATGGCAAAGGATTGTAGATGTGGAAGATAGTGGGTAGGGAAAGCTATCTCATTGCAAACATTCATTCATTTGAGGTAAGCATTCTAACTGAATAAGAAATCCATATCTTCTCTTCCAGATAGTAGAAGTTTATGGTTTGCTGGCCCTGGGGATGACTCTATGGAACCAGCTGGTGGTCCCTGTTCTCTTCATGGTCTTCTGGCTTCTACTGTTTGCTCTCCAGATCTACTCCTATTTCAGCACTCGGGATCAGCCAGCCTCTAGGGAGAGGCTTCTCTTTCTGTTCCTAACAAGGTAATTAGCAATTGTCAACTCTTGGCTTTAGTTAATCTATCTGAAAGGGATGAAAGCGCTGTTCTACAAATGAGATGAAGCACTTACAGATAACCACATTCACCTCACAAgcatctgtttctctctctgtctttctctctctctctctccctccctccccaactcCTTGTATTGTTTCTAGATCAAAGAATTGTGATGGTCTTTTGTAATATTTATTTcctcataaaataaaatgtttatcaGAAAACAGGGTTGTGAGAAGTGGAGGGGGGGTTTAGGAGCCAAAATGACAATAAATGGGTGGCTTTGGTATTTTTTCAACCTAGGAACTGCTCAGTTTAGGTGTAATCTTTCCCAATGGAAGAGTTTATTTTGTACTCTAATTTATTTGATCTCAGCATTACAGTCCCTTAGGACCATACATTATACAATTTTGTGTGTTCTGAGCTCTCTCTAGAAAGTATATTAGATAAACCAATCTTCACGATTAGAGGATTTGAAAAATTGCTCTTTTTAAAGACTGTCCTCAAAATTCTTAGTGTAATTGAATAAAGTGTTAGTGAGCAacatagaaatgaaatgaaatgctggAAAAGAAATAGGCGTGATTCCCATGAATTTCCTCCCCTGAAGATACTCAGTTTGCTTTTATTATAATAAGCCAGATGAAATAGTTTGAATACCAGAATTTATTCTGTTGATGATTCTGATTATCGGGAGGGGGGTGTCACCCATCAAAAAGAGATTTAGACTTTATGTGACAATCTAATTTCTTCCCTTATAGTCATATGTAGTTTATAGAAGGTGATCCTTGGCCCCCAAAAATCCTGTAATTGTATAGAAAAAATACCTATTGAATAGTTCTAGGAACTATATCCATTATATAGTTTGCCTGACAACTATTATCTACTTGTTTTAAATGCTTGGCTAAGCAGGAAATGATGCTAGAAATTTCATCTGTTGAATTTTGCATCTTTAGAAATAATTCTGAATTGAAGTATTGTTGAAGAAAACAGAATACATTTTGGAGTGACCAAACAAcgatttttttcattaaacttctCTTCCGCACATGGTCTTCTCTTTGAATGCATCTTATCCAACAGCATGTAGTACACCTGGTTCTCCTTTGTGTTAAGAACTTTATGGATTCTAATGTTGCTGTATGCTCTTTTCCGTAGCATTGCAGAATGCTGTAGCACTCCTTACTCCTTGCTGGGATTGGTGTTCACTGTCTCTTTTGTGGCACTTGGCGTTCTAACACTCTGCAAGTTTTACCTGCAAGGCTATCGGGCATTCATGAATGATCCAGCGATGAATCGGTATGTGCCCAAATAAGAGTGCCTCTAACCCTTTAAGGGCTTACTCCATGTTTATTATCCCAAAGCAAATTAGACATATTGCACAGTGTAATCTCTTTAAAACAAACACCCCCCAAATACCTTCAGATACTATTTAGGtgcaatatatattttctaagaAGCTTACTGTTTATTAATAGAAGTACAACTCTCCTTTTGTCCCACCCGTATGCTTATACTGCTGGATTGGGGAAGGCTTCTTTAAATCGTTTGGAATCTCTGGACTCAAGATGGACTAGAAGGGTCACTGAATCCTCTTCTTCTGACCTTACTTTCTAAAGAACAGCATCTTTGCTACCTCAGGTGGAATTGGCATTTGCTTGAGGACACCCTCAggacaccctgagtccttcgggagaagggcggtatagaaatttaataaatactaaatacttgaCGTACAGCATTCTTTGCATTATTCCTCCAGTTTCTTAGCTTCACAGTGTGTATCAAAACATGTTAATAACACTGCAATTTTCAGAAcctatagcagtgtttctcagcattAGCAGCTTTAAggttatgtggacttcaactctcagaatgccCTAGTCAGAAGGTTagaagtcaccaaggttgagaaacacggacTTGTAAACTTCTTTCTATCaccatttctctttatttcaacCTAAAAAACTGTTTTCAGGTGTATTCAGCAACAGATGAAGCTTTTTCCTTTCACCAGAAAACATAGAATAGCAAACATTAGTCAGGTGTCCTCTAGaacggggtccccaacctgtggggtgTGGCAGATTACCGGTCCGTGGCCTCTTAGCGACCAGGCTGCATGACTGGCTGGCCAGTGCGTGCACTTGTGCATGTGCATCCCCATTCGCTCAAGTGTCGCTGTAagcattgcacacacacacacacacgctagtGTTGCCGCGAGCGCTACATGAGCACTCACAGCCCCATTCACGCTAGTGCATATGCATGTAAAAGTACCTACCCCTCTCCCCCTCTGGGCTGCCAAccctgaaaggttggggaactctgctctaGAAAAACTTATTAATCTATAGAGAATTTGGACTTGAAAATGAGCCAAAGATGGAAGAAATCAAAAGTGATTTGGGACGATTTCAAGTGGAGATGGCATGAACAAAACCATCCTGGTTCATATCATTGTCGTTATAATTACTGTAATATGTACATTATTTCTTGCCATATTTAAATTATGTGGATAATGTTCAGAAATGTGCAGCAAATGTGAAATGTATTCAAACAATACAAGATAAAGTATATTTATATGACACACAACTGTACAAACTCACCATAGATTACTGATCTATAGATCAGAGAGCTGTAGTTTAGGGATGCAGGGACAGGCAACATTTATTCATTTGAGTTATTGATGAACGGCTAACATTGAAGGATGGTGCTTTGCCTGTCTATCCAGCAAATTCACAAATAGCTTAAAGTCAAGATAAAATCTccctctgagagttgttgagcaAAAATCTTTTGGCTGGGATCATCTGATAAGGGAGATATTTGGCCACATCAGAAGGCTTAGGAAGACAGTTGTAGTCGTGTGCTTTTAAAACTGCCTCAGACCACAGAGAACTACAGTTTTGTTTTTGATCTTTTTTCAttgcctttaaaaatatattccacAAAGGGGGATGACAGAAGGAGTCACACTTTTGATCCTGGCTGTGCAGACTGGACTCATTGAGTTACAAGTGGTGCATCGGGCCTTCCTGCTCAGTATTATTCTCTTCATTGTGGTGGCATCCATCCTGCAGTCCATGCTGGAGATCGCAGACCCCATTGTCTTGGCTCTGGGAGCTTCAAGAGATAAGTAAGTCAATAGCATTCAATATAGGCAGCCATCATTTGATTGTTCTTGTTCTGGATGTAAATATTTTATGTCTTGATTCAGGGCTGATAATTTAGCACAACAAAAGGCTAGGCTTCCAGAATTCTGAGGCTCACATACTTTTCCTTCATGCACTGTTTTGGGACAATTCAAAAGACaagctacattttttttctctgctatAGTTTACAGAGCAAGCGCAAACCATAGCTTAACTGATGTGGACAAACTGCTGTCTGATAGGGGGAGCCCATTTTGATAGGGGATAATATGGATCATATGGTTTAACACGTTGTACAACATGTATGTTCCACAAGGTGTGGTTCATGTCTTAGATTCATGTAGGTCAAGGCCAGTATGACTTTAAAATAAATCCAGGTTAAGACAAGCCATGCCTTACTATGTGCTATATAGTGAAGGGAGAAGGAAGCAGCTGAGCCTATGAGCCTTTGAAAGCTCAGCCACTACCTGGCTGATTTCTGTTCTTTGCATCTGCAGAGATGAGATACAATGGTGTGCAGATAAGTTGGGCAGTCTCTCTTCTGGCCTTATGTGTGTTGTACGGAAAGAATTCTCAGGCTCCACAGTGAAGGTGGAACAAACTGATCCAGTAGCAAGAAGAATACATGGGATGCATATAAAATCCAGGGAAGGATGGCGAGTGACTGGATAGAGTAAAAGAATTGTGCTTTTATCAGAAATTGGTTCTAAAATTGGGTTAGTGCTATTTTTCCTCTTTTACGTTTCCTCTCCACTTCACTTTTCCTCTCCAGCATAGCCAGAAAGGACTGTATATAAAAGAGGAGGTTTATTTTTATCCAGTGGGCCTATAATGCTGGAGGTCACCTGTTAGCGGCATCTGTTGCTTGCACCATGTTGTCATTAAATTTTTTAGCAAAGGGAAACGAGGACAGCAGAGCTACAGGAGAGTAGCTGGCTTAATTCTGCATGTTGATGCTGTCCCATGGGAATTTTGATCAGCCGGTTTCAAAACAGATAGTGGGAAGAAGATCGGGGGGAGTGGGGGAAATATAGTGGATTAATGTACTTAAATATTCAGCTCTGAATCTTACATCTTGAAATTACCATGAATGATTGATAGTACAGTATTCAGGCCCTCATAACACAGAGATGAGCTTTGCAGAAGCATGTAATTAGCTTAGATCAATTGAATTGGGTCATGAAGTAAGAAGCAATGACAATGTGATTCTGCCGTTGCATAATAATGATTGATCCTATGAAATGGAAGGCTGACCACATTCAAATTGTATCACAAAATGTTCGGCGTTTCATTTGTTGAAGCTCGTGGGTAGATAAAAGGAGCTAAGCTGTTGGTGTTAATTTTGCGGTCTGTGTTTGCATTCCCTACCACCTACTCTTCGAGGCAATTTGTCTTATTCTATTACTTTGGGACTTGATTTCCTTCATCCACACGCATGTGGAAGGAAGCCAGATGATTGTATAACTTCGGCCATCCCAAGTGTAATACGATAATGCAGTTAGAATTCCAATGCAGTTTGCATTCCAAAAAATACCATTCCAATAGAAGAGGATATATGCAAAGACAGCATGAATATGCATGTCGGTCCTGTGTGTTTACACAAAGTTTTGTAAAAGCAGTTTTGTCTTCTGTTCCTTCCACATTCATTTCTACAGACAGCAATAATGTGCTGTCCGCACTTTGCTCTCCCCAAAAGTGAgaacctcactttttttttttaatagaaaaatagaaaagcagtCAGTCAGGCTAGTCAGCCATGCTTCTCTGTGCTCAACCAAGGCAAAGCATGCCACACATCATTCAAGTGAAATAACTGGATGGCCTCTGAACTGTGTTAAACAGAGTTTAACCTGGGGTAGTCTCGGTGGCAGGCTTTTGTTATTTTTGCTGTCCTGTCACATCTTTTACCTGCTCTGCTGACGATGCTGAGCattagtttttagtttttaatatatatttttttagaaatcaaGACCGAGTCAGAAATTCCAACAAATCTATTTGAGGCAATGCTGGTTATGTGAGCAGTTTAAGATTACAAAATAGCATGCAAGTATTATGTTTCAAGAAATCCGTATCAGGCAAATTGGACGTTTTGGTTGTTGTCAGTTAAAAGGGAGGTCAGGAATAAACTATCCATGATGTTAAAGCCATGCCTGTTGAGCAGATCTGAAAGGTTTTGTGGaagacatatatttgttttcatctgTATGAGCTGGGACAAATACAAATCTGGACGTTCTGGGGCAGAAAGCTAATAGTAGCCAAATCAGGAAGTATTATTGAGGGTTGAATGGGCATATATCCTCAGAAAATTCTGTTCAGTTCCATTGAGTGGCGATTTAATTTAAGACAGCGGGGTTGTAAGAAATTGTACTCTGCAAATAAACTGACAATTGGACCATGTCAGCATAAATGCATTTCTAAAGGAATGTTTTTGTTGCAATATAATATTCTCTGTCAAAGGCCCATGGTTCAGGTATCTTCCAGATTCCTCCAGATAGAGTCACCAAATTGTTAAGCTGTATCCAAAGGGAATTATGAGGCACAGCTGAATGCTACTTACATACTTTCAGGATAAAGGAAGAAAGGCACCATGTTTGAAAGTGGGAcactatgagttcaagtcccaccttagtcatgaaagccagctgggtgacttcgagCCATTCACTctgtttcagcccaacccacctcacaaggttgttactGCAGGGAAATAGGTGGAAGAAGGTgcattggatatgttcaccaccttgagttatttgtaaaataaaataaaataaaggcgggatataaataaataaaaccatatcACGGGCTCCCATGCAATCTAGCCAGTCATTTCTGTGATTGTATTAAAGTCTGTGCAGCTCTAAAGGGAAATTTCTTTTTATAGGAGCCTTTGGAAGCATTTTCGTGCCGTGAGTCTGTGTTTGTTCTTGCTGGTTTTCCCGGCTTACATGGCCTACATGATCTGTCAGTTTTTCCACATGGACTTTTGGCTGTTGATCATCATTTCTAGCAGCATTCTCACTTCTCTCCAGGTAAGTTGTAAGGGCCTCTTTATTCCTGTGATCAATAGAGAGCCAGTCAGGCGCAGCATTGGGCAAGCTGTTGGAAAAAGCAGAATGGCAATAAGTAAAGGATCATTTTCCAGCTCTTCTCTTAAAGGAGATGTGCAAAATATGCAGCCCAACGATTGCCTATATTGACAATGTGGCATCCAATTATTTTTTACTCttatctgatagatagatagatagatagatagatagatagatagatagatagatagatagatagatagatagatagatagatagattattttTTACTCttatctgatagatagatagatagatagatagatagatagatagatagatagatagatagatagatagatagatggatggatggatggatggatggatggatggatggatggatggatggatggatgatggatggatggatggatggatggatggatggatgatataaaTCTACAACAAtagttttcctttttccttttgaatGAGTAAGaccaataaacttttttttatatTGGAGGGATCTTTGAGGATTTTGAAAGGGCAAAATGGGCCTCATAAGCTTTATGGTTCTTAAGGCATCCTTTTTGTCCTTAGAACTCCTTAAGAGTTCTCATTGGCTTGTGCCCAAGTCTTCCCCATTTTTGGAGTATGGCCCTTGACATtgtagaccagaggtgtcaaacttgatttcattgagggccgcatcaggattgtgtttgactttgggggccggggtggccgtggccagcttgacatcacttgtataGGGAgcgtctgtggtggcccaaatGATCTGCGAGCGAAAACAggttccagagctccattttcaactgCGCTGGCCTCCTGCCAgtcctcccaggctccatttgcaGCTGTGACGACCCCCGAGCTtcatttttcactggcagagggcggcaggaggccatcacagctgcaaatggagcctgggaggaccacacatggccctcccgagctccattttcactggcagaagcactgtgggccagtcctttgctgtttctagggcaggcCTATCTAAGCACctcacgggccagatccagcccctgggccttgagtttgacactcctattcTAGACAAACCCTGTTACAGCTTTTGAGctaataaatgttgcaccttctTGCTTACAGCCCTTTCTGTTCCTGGCCAAACACAACACATTGGCTTATTTTGTAGAGATTGCTAAACTATGTCATAATAAATTTATATCAGTATATAAAATATCCATTGCCAAGGAGATATAAACACTGTCTAAAATGTGGGTGTCGAAACATGGAAGCATTTGCATTTCAACtgcaatatttgtttgtttattaaacttaCAGCCCCCCCCTCGCTATCTCAGGCGTGTGATCAGAGCATGTGTTGAGCATGTGATCAGAAGTCTGTTTTATGCAGGGGTAGAGCAGCTCTCAACCCCCTGCACACaatctttctctcactctttttttCACAAGCATACTTGCAAGCCCCagatttgaactttcttaagcaaGATTTCATTTAGCATTTGGCAATAACAGCAGCTGATTTATAACATTAGTAATTTATAAAAACTATATAGGCTAATGCTGAAAAGCTGCAACCTTGTGACTTGCCTGCTTTAATCAAAAGCTCTGTTTCTTTCCTCCTTCAGGTCCTGGGGACTCTTTTCATTTATGTCTTATTTATGGTGGAAGAGTTCAGAAAAGAGCCGGTAGAAAACATGGATGATGTTATTTACTACGTGAATGGCACCTATCGGCTGCTGGAGTTTCTCGTGGCTCTTTGTGTTGTGGCCTATGGCGTATCAGAGACTATCTTTGGAGAATGGACTGTGATGGGCTCGATGATCATTTTTATTCATTCGTACTATAATGTGTGGCTTCGGGCTCAGTTGGGATGGAAAAGCTTTCTTCTCCGCAGAGATGCTGTCAATAAGATCAAATCGCTGCCCACTGCCACCAAAGACCAGTTGGAACAGCATAACGATATCTGTGCCATCTGCTATCAGGTAAATGCAGTGATTAAGCCGAACTTCAGCAGTTCTGGCTCCTCCTTGTGGTATTTTATAAAAAGGCTGAAGCTTCAGGTTTGATTAAATTCTAAATGAGCCGAGCTGGGAAATTGTCTGCTGACAGAAATGGGAAGGGACAGAGCTGTGTGACAGGCAGAAGCAGGTTGCGT
This genomic window from Ahaetulla prasina isolate Xishuangbanna chromosome 2, ASM2864084v1, whole genome shotgun sequence contains:
- the RNF145 gene encoding RING finger protein 145 isoform X2, whose amino-acid sequence is MLGIRSPGQLVVCTLCSCVMKTKQIWLFSAHMLPLLARLCLVPLETIVIINKFAMVFTGLEVLYFLASNLLVPYNLAKSAYRELVQIVEVYGLLALGMTLWNQLVVPVLFMVFWLLLFALQIYSYFSTRDQPASRERLLFLFLTSIAECCSTPYSLLGLVFTVSFVALGVLTLCKFYLQGYRAFMNDPAMNRGMTEGVTLLILAVQTGLIELQVVHRAFLLSIILFIVVASILQSMLEIADPIVLALGASRDKSLWKHFRAVSLCLFLLVFPAYMAYMICQFFHMDFWLLIIISSSILTSLQVLGTLFIYVLFMVEEFRKEPVENMDDVIYYVNGTYRLLEFLVALCVVAYGVSETIFGEWTVMGSMIIFIHSYYNVWLRAQLGWKSFLLRRDAVNKIKSLPTATKDQLEQHNDICAICYQDMKSAIITPCGHFFHAGCLKKWLYVQETCPLCHCQLKNTTQPPGLGPEPVPQVNLGAEQHTVQQEATGAPNIQHQEGNGVEPVGDGQAVIGQDSVDVKEDYNTLDNASSSEASQVTTASEGLAEEQEEVITQDLRGGIQN
- the RNF145 gene encoding RING finger protein 145 isoform X1, translated to MYLEPLSMNRFVTALIGQLVVCTLCSCVMKTKQIWLFSAHMLPLLARLCLVPLETIVIINKFAMVFTGLEVLYFLASNLLVPYNLAKSAYRELVQIVEVYGLLALGMTLWNQLVVPVLFMVFWLLLFALQIYSYFSTRDQPASRERLLFLFLTSIAECCSTPYSLLGLVFTVSFVALGVLTLCKFYLQGYRAFMNDPAMNRGMTEGVTLLILAVQTGLIELQVVHRAFLLSIILFIVVASILQSMLEIADPIVLALGASRDKSLWKHFRAVSLCLFLLVFPAYMAYMICQFFHMDFWLLIIISSSILTSLQVLGTLFIYVLFMVEEFRKEPVENMDDVIYYVNGTYRLLEFLVALCVVAYGVSETIFGEWTVMGSMIIFIHSYYNVWLRAQLGWKSFLLRRDAVNKIKSLPTATKDQLEQHNDICAICYQDMKSAIITPCGHFFHAGCLKKWLYVQETCPLCHCQLKNTTQPPGLGPEPVPQVNLGAEQHTVQQEATGAPNIQHQEGNGVEPVGDGQAVIGQDSVDVKEDYNTLDNASSSEASQVTTASEGLAEEQEEVITQDLRGGIQN